A window of the Microvirga terrae genome harbors these coding sequences:
- a CDS encoding dihydrodipicolinate synthase family protein, which produces MKTPLSGAFPVLATPFRSNGAIDETDFLSIIRFALESAVDGVVYPGVASEVETLSEEERRNQVNLLAREINGRVPIIIGGSDPDPAVAARHVAHAAEIGAAAVMVMAPGHLGNSIEAQTEYFQQVAANATVPLMLQNQPKPIGAGLTPEEVAAVASAVDMVRYIKEETPPCGQHLTRIKNAVGGSVDAIFGGAGGRYVMDEMARGAAGTMPACEFADIHAMMIGSWHQGDVATARRLYSASLPLLTFQAIFRMHMTKEVLRRRGVVRNTFVRAKGPKLDDGDRAELTLLLQEASLPYKHHRPV; this is translated from the coding sequence ATGAAGACCCCGCTTTCAGGTGCTTTCCCCGTCCTTGCGACTCCCTTCCGTTCAAATGGCGCTATCGATGAAACGGACTTTCTGTCGATCATCCGCTTTGCACTTGAGAGCGCCGTCGATGGAGTCGTCTATCCGGGTGTGGCCAGCGAAGTGGAGACTCTGAGTGAGGAGGAGCGGCGTAATCAAGTCAATCTTCTCGCCAGAGAAATCAATGGGCGCGTTCCCATCATCATCGGCGGCAGTGATCCCGATCCCGCCGTGGCCGCCCGTCATGTGGCCCATGCGGCGGAGATCGGTGCTGCCGCCGTGATGGTGATGGCTCCGGGGCATCTCGGAAACTCAATCGAAGCCCAGACCGAGTATTTTCAGCAGGTAGCGGCGAATGCCACCGTCCCGCTTATGCTGCAAAACCAGCCCAAGCCAATCGGTGCCGGATTGACGCCAGAGGAAGTGGCGGCCGTAGCGTCTGCCGTCGACATGGTACGGTACATCAAGGAGGAAACGCCACCTTGCGGACAACACCTCACGCGGATTAAGAACGCAGTGGGCGGTTCAGTGGATGCAATATTCGGCGGGGCTGGCGGACGCTATGTCATGGACGAGATGGCCCGCGGCGCAGCCGGCACCATGCCCGCTTGTGAGTTCGCCGACATCCACGCCATGATGATCGGGTCATGGCACCAGGGCGATGTCGCAACCGCGCGGAGGCTGTACTCCGCCTCGCTACCTCTTCTCACTTTTCAGGCGATTTTCCGCATGCATATGACCAAGGAAGTTCTGCGTCGGCGTGGAGTCGTTCGCAACACCTTCGTCCGCGCCAAAGGGCCAAAACTCGACGATGGCGATCGAGCCGAGCTCACTCTCCTGCTTCAGGAAGCATCGCTTCCGTACAAGCATCATCGTCCGGTCTGA
- a CDS encoding mandelate racemase/muconate lactonizing enzyme family protein: MNKSVDAIVQVETYIISIPREVPYLGPLKDGERVNERGYLIRKGNRTIYPSTDMTLLIKVTGESGHVGWGECYGIVAPEATKAIIDDILGPVIIGRDPGDAVVIHEDLYDLMRVRGFFGGYYVDALAGVDIALWDLAGKNLGVSISTLLGGRRHSTIPAYVSGLPRATLQERCDLAVEWVAKGYRGIKFAAVVSDEGIVQEMLALREAVGPDIDLMVDLHWKFESSEAIRLIRRLEASNLYFAEAPCQPEDLEGQTKVARNIGVPLALGEEWRTVYEYRPRLEARCMGVIQPEIGHTGITEFIQIGRMAQTFHINTIPHASISVGIFMAASLVTSSALQRVPYHEYQHSVFDRNLAFTKGGMGCARGHYTVPTGLGLGVEPADALFDFVVAEGRSSAR, encoded by the coding sequence ATGAACAAGTCAGTCGATGCCATTGTCCAGGTCGAGACCTACATCATATCGATTCCGCGCGAGGTTCCCTATCTCGGGCCGTTAAAGGATGGAGAGCGCGTCAACGAGCGTGGTTACCTAATCCGCAAAGGCAATCGTACGATCTATCCGTCGACGGATATGACCCTGCTCATCAAAGTAACCGGCGAAAGCGGACACGTGGGGTGGGGGGAATGCTATGGGATCGTAGCACCCGAGGCGACGAAGGCGATCATCGACGATATTCTTGGACCCGTCATCATTGGACGCGACCCGGGCGACGCTGTGGTGATCCACGAGGATCTTTACGACCTCATGCGGGTGAGGGGATTCTTCGGGGGCTACTATGTGGATGCCCTTGCCGGGGTCGATATTGCCCTTTGGGATCTCGCCGGAAAGAATCTGGGCGTTTCCATCTCTACTCTGCTCGGGGGGAGACGGCACTCCACCATCCCGGCCTATGTCTCAGGACTTCCGAGAGCGACCTTGCAGGAGCGCTGTGATCTCGCCGTGGAGTGGGTGGCCAAAGGCTATCGTGGCATCAAGTTTGCGGCGGTCGTGTCCGATGAGGGGATCGTTCAGGAGATGCTCGCATTACGCGAGGCTGTCGGACCCGACATTGACCTGATGGTCGACCTACACTGGAAGTTCGAGAGTTCGGAAGCCATACGCCTGATCCGGCGCCTTGAGGCTTCGAACCTCTACTTCGCCGAAGCCCCATGTCAACCAGAGGATCTCGAAGGGCAGACCAAGGTCGCGAGGAACATTGGCGTGCCCTTGGCTCTCGGAGAGGAATGGCGCACCGTCTATGAGTATCGACCGAGGCTTGAGGCTCGTTGCATGGGCGTCATCCAACCGGAGATTGGCCACACCGGCATCACTGAATTCATCCAGATCGGCCGGATGGCTCAGACCTTCCACATCAACACCATCCCGCATGCATCCATCAGCGTTGGCATCTTCATGGCGGCGAGCCTTGTCACGTCATCGGCTCTCCAGCGCGTTCCCTATCATGAGTACCAGCATTCCGTCTTCGACCGGAACCTCGCCTTTACGAAGGGCGGCATGGGCTGCGCGCGAGGACATTACACAGTGCCGACCGGGCTAGGCCTCGGCGTCGAGCCCGCAGACGCGTTGTTCGATTTCGTAGTTGCCGAGGGGCGCAGCTCTGCGCGCTGA
- a CDS encoding polysaccharide pyruvyl transferase family protein, with amino-acid sequence MLDVMTADKPLDQPASRPKAPAKPLRVAILWKYPSLGLYSNAAFEDLYNGIGHNNGNLAFVYAIASHISNPIKFFSWSASAENLKENADIIVIPCANQLGRHTNYGNMADNLEKAGLPIVAIGLGAQADSYDQDIQLTDGTRRWAQVIARSNPSSAGSNIYTRGAFTTSQLDKLGIRGSIAGGCPSYFTNPNPGLGQKIHKQWSDLSLPRSLSIAAGHQAWLKTREIEHQLIGLMMDPLYPGQYVVQSMGEMIRVSREIFDEIDPHALKEIHNHTVPHYSFDEFKAWCRNYVRSFYDIPAWMDTLRRHDLTVGSRYHGVALALQAERMGLTVTIDSRTRELCENTGVPHVAAADLTAPLTRSSLKRMIRFDPDAYDRHRSEAASRYLDFLTENSLQPASFLQRIAAAT; translated from the coding sequence ATGCTCGACGTGATGACTGCAGACAAGCCTCTTGATCAACCTGCATCCAGGCCAAAGGCTCCTGCCAAACCTCTACGGGTCGCGATCCTGTGGAAGTATCCGTCCCTGGGACTCTACTCGAACGCTGCGTTCGAGGATCTCTACAATGGGATTGGTCATAACAACGGCAATCTGGCTTTCGTCTATGCCATCGCCAGCCACATTTCCAATCCGATCAAGTTCTTCAGCTGGAGCGCTTCGGCCGAGAATCTGAAAGAGAATGCCGACATCATCGTCATTCCATGCGCCAATCAATTGGGGCGCCATACAAATTATGGCAACATGGCGGACAACCTGGAGAAAGCGGGCCTGCCGATTGTCGCTATTGGGCTTGGTGCTCAAGCTGACAGCTACGATCAGGACATCCAGCTCACTGATGGGACCCGTCGGTGGGCCCAAGTCATCGCGCGCTCCAATCCGTCCTCGGCCGGCTCAAACATCTATACTCGCGGCGCGTTCACCACGTCGCAACTCGACAAGCTGGGCATCCGTGGCTCGATTGCGGGCGGCTGCCCTTCCTATTTCACGAACCCAAATCCGGGTCTCGGCCAGAAGATCCACAAGCAGTGGTCAGACCTCTCTCTGCCGCGCTCCCTCTCGATCGCTGCGGGGCATCAAGCTTGGCTGAAGACACGTGAGATCGAGCATCAGCTGATCGGCCTCATGATGGATCCCCTGTACCCGGGCCAATATGTGGTTCAATCGATGGGAGAGATGATCCGGGTCTCCCGGGAGATCTTCGACGAGATCGATCCGCATGCGCTGAAGGAGATCCACAACCATACCGTTCCGCATTATTCCTTCGACGAATTCAAAGCTTGGTGCCGAAACTACGTCCGCTCCTTCTATGACATTCCGGCTTGGATGGACACGTTGCGCCGGCATGACCTCACAGTCGGGTCCCGGTATCATGGTGTCGCCCTGGCTCTTCAGGCGGAGCGAATGGGCTTGACGGTGACGATCGATTCTCGAACTCGGGAGCTCTGCGAGAACACGGGCGTCCCGCATGTCGCCGCAGCCGACCTGACTGCGCCGCTCACCCGCTCCAGCCTGAAGAGGATGATTCGATTCGATCCGGATGCCTATGACCGGCATCGGAGTGAGGCAGCGTCGCGGTACCTGGACTTCCTCACAGAAAACAGTCTCCAGCCGGCATCCTTCCTGCAACGGATTGCAGCCGCTACCTGA
- the galE gene encoding UDP-glucose 4-epimerase GalE, translating into MAVLVTGGAGYIGSHMVLALADAGRDVVVLDDLSTGFDWMVHPAAIFIKGDVGDETLVSQIIRKHSIKVIAHFAGSIVVPESVTDPLKYYMNNTVRSRSLISAAVQSGVEQFLFSSTAAVYGDARECSISEGAPLNPVSPYGTSKLMTEMMLRDVTRAHPMRFVALRYFNVAGADPRGRSGQSTRQATHLIKVATQAALGERSHLDIFGTDYPTPDGTCLRDYIHVSDLAHAHMLALDYLDAGGNSTVFNCGYGRGYSVREVVEAAKQVSGVDFPVNLSSRRAGDPATLIASAERIRETLGWSPKLNDLEAIIRHALAWENSLKLRRAEAA; encoded by the coding sequence ATGGCTGTGTTGGTAACGGGCGGCGCAGGTTATATCGGAAGCCATATGGTTCTGGCATTAGCCGATGCCGGAAGGGATGTGGTCGTCCTGGACGATCTCAGCACCGGATTCGACTGGATGGTCCACCCAGCCGCGATCTTCATCAAGGGCGACGTGGGTGACGAGACTCTCGTTTCGCAGATCATTCGCAAGCATTCCATCAAGGTGATCGCTCATTTCGCGGGCTCGATCGTCGTTCCGGAATCCGTCACCGACCCGCTGAAATACTACATGAACAACACGGTCAGGTCGCGGTCGCTCATCAGCGCGGCGGTACAGAGCGGGGTCGAGCAGTTCCTCTTCTCCTCGACCGCCGCCGTCTATGGCGATGCCAGGGAGTGCTCAATTTCCGAGGGTGCGCCGCTCAACCCCGTCTCGCCCTATGGCACATCGAAGCTCATGACCGAGATGATGCTGAGGGACGTGACACGTGCACATCCTATGCGTTTCGTGGCCCTCCGGTATTTCAATGTCGCGGGCGCCGATCCTCGGGGCCGCAGCGGGCAAAGCACACGCCAGGCAACCCATCTCATCAAAGTCGCGACCCAAGCGGCTCTCGGCGAGAGATCCCACCTCGACATCTTCGGCACCGACTATCCCACGCCTGACGGCACATGCCTACGTGACTACATTCACGTATCGGACCTAGCCCACGCTCACATGCTCGCACTCGATTATCTCGATGCAGGCGGCAATAGCACCGTGTTCAACTGCGGCTACGGCCGTGGATACTCAGTGCGCGAAGTCGTCGAGGCCGCGAAGCAGGTCTCCGGCGTCGATTTCCCGGTGAACCTTTCTTCGCGACGCGCCGGCGATCCCGCCACCCTGATCGCAAGCGCCGAGCGGATCCGCGAGACCCTGGGTTGGTCTCCGAAGCTCAACGATCTTGAGGCGATCATCCGCCACGCCTTGGCGTGGGAGAACAGCCTGAAGCTGCGCAGAGCGGAAGCCGCTTAG
- a CDS encoding polysaccharide pyruvyl transferase family protein, which produces MKRILVISPSGEVYNHDNVRWYRHKDIQRSINHYHNIGDAFVFDSSLKLLNYDKLDALEIANPDLTQIDRINAEYDYVFLRGSNYVHKDMVWDQAVDVLKRLKIPVIAWGIGAQAPVKGKIELSEETKTVLRVMADSTTSIGVRGAYSAQVLWDLGIKNIRIVGCPTAFRRNNPDLNIRLPPLEKIRTAGITVRREVSSTYARDIQQYLTFHRDLVKSLADRFDVVLMAQGEVEEKKIVLGTAEQREEAIKALRADKQVNDWYLDETMEKLHRERLFYSDVVADYENLVQQKDLVLGYRLHGNLMALANGVPSIYFTYDSRTVEFAETYQIPSFDVFSGKEFKLEDYWDQSLFDRFNRAYHHTYREMHQFLVENGADTKMHPVMRQGEFRQLQAA; this is translated from the coding sequence ATGAAGCGCATTCTCGTCATCAGTCCTTCGGGCGAAGTCTACAACCACGACAATGTCCGCTGGTACCGACACAAGGATATTCAGCGCAGCATCAATCATTATCACAACATCGGGGACGCTTTCGTCTTCGACTCCTCGCTGAAGCTTCTGAACTACGACAAGCTTGATGCCCTCGAGATTGCCAATCCGGACCTGACCCAGATCGACCGGATCAATGCCGAGTACGATTATGTGTTCCTGCGAGGCTCGAACTATGTTCACAAGGACATGGTCTGGGACCAGGCGGTCGACGTTCTCAAGAGACTCAAAATACCTGTTATCGCCTGGGGTATCGGTGCCCAGGCGCCGGTCAAGGGTAAGATCGAGTTGTCGGAGGAAACAAAGACCGTCCTTCGCGTGATGGCCGATTCCACCACCTCCATCGGCGTGCGCGGCGCCTACTCGGCGCAGGTCCTCTGGGATCTCGGGATCAAGAACATCCGCATCGTCGGCTGCCCAACTGCATTCCGCCGGAACAATCCCGACTTGAACATCCGGCTGCCGCCTCTAGAGAAAATCCGGACGGCGGGCATCACGGTTCGTCGCGAGGTGTCGTCCACCTATGCTCGCGACATCCAGCAGTACCTGACGTTCCATCGCGACCTCGTGAAAAGCTTAGCGGACCGATTCGATGTGGTGTTGATGGCGCAGGGCGAAGTCGAGGAGAAGAAGATCGTTCTCGGCACGGCGGAGCAGCGGGAAGAGGCGATCAAGGCTCTGCGGGCTGACAAGCAGGTCAACGACTGGTATCTCGACGAAACTATGGAGAAGCTCCATAGGGAGAGGCTGTTCTATTCCGACGTAGTTGCGGATTATGAGAATCTCGTCCAGCAGAAGGATCTAGTCCTCGGATACCGGCTCCATGGCAACTTGATGGCGCTCGCGAACGGCGTGCCGTCGATCTACTTCACCTATGACAGCCGTACGGTCGAATTCGCCGAGACCTATCAGATCCCGAGCTTCGACGTCTTCTCGGGCAAGGAGTTCAAGCTCGAGGATTACTGGGATCAGTCGCTCTTCGACAGATTCAACCGAGCCTATCATCACACTTACCGCGAGATGCATCAGTTCCTGGTCGAGAACGGCGCGGATACGAAGATGCATCCTGTGATGCGGCAGGGTGAGTTCAGGCAGCTGCAAGCTGCCTGA
- a CDS encoding glycosyltransferase family 4 protein, protein MSNPSPRVLIVSHGHPSFSLGGAEIAAYNLHKGLNRIGNVESRFLARVGHPVARHSRTALMSLRQTEGEFLYHADEYDHFLISNRNTEEIERDFLRVLKDLKPDVVHFHHFIGLGLEMIYAVRRARPDCVIVITFHEFLSICSHHGQMVKTGGTKLCHRASPSDCNACFPEVSPARFLRREHFIRGLLDVADFFVSPSQFLVDRYVDWGLDRSRFIVIENGLDIAETAPPRSLPQLGSRRSRFGYFGQITQFKGVDVLLDAVTCIPDAVWGDDAQLMIFGGNLERQPEAFQEKIRKLVERAGSRVRFYGAYQNSEMPRLMRSIDWTIIPSIWWENSPIVIQESFHHGRPMICSNIGGMAEKIVDGVNGLHFRVGSSQDLVDRMTEALTNPKLWNDLRAGIGQPINYEECARIHLDLYQELAAKKTTSSSAVALTA, encoded by the coding sequence ATGTCCAATCCCTCTCCCCGCGTACTTATCGTCTCGCACGGTCATCCGAGCTTCTCCCTCGGAGGCGCCGAGATTGCCGCGTACAATCTGCACAAAGGCCTCAACCGGATCGGCAACGTCGAATCCCGTTTCCTCGCCCGCGTCGGGCACCCGGTCGCGCGTCACAGCCGAACGGCCCTGATGAGCCTCCGGCAGACTGAAGGCGAGTTTCTCTATCACGCCGACGAGTACGATCATTTTCTTATTTCAAACCGGAATACGGAGGAGATCGAGCGCGACTTCCTCCGTGTCCTGAAGGACTTGAAACCGGACGTCGTTCACTTCCATCACTTCATCGGCCTGGGTCTCGAGATGATCTATGCCGTTCGCCGGGCACGTCCGGATTGCGTGATTGTCATCACATTCCATGAATTCCTGTCGATCTGCAGCCATCACGGGCAGATGGTGAAGACCGGAGGGACGAAACTCTGCCACAGGGCCTCGCCGTCCGATTGCAATGCCTGCTTTCCGGAAGTTTCGCCGGCGCGGTTCCTGCGTCGCGAGCATTTCATCCGCGGGCTTCTCGACGTGGCCGACTTCTTCGTGTCACCCAGCCAATTTCTCGTCGACCGATATGTGGACTGGGGACTTGATCGCTCGCGCTTCATCGTCATCGAGAACGGACTGGACATTGCCGAAACCGCGCCGCCGCGAAGCCTGCCCCAACTGGGAAGCCGGCGCTCCCGGTTCGGCTATTTCGGCCAGATCACACAATTCAAGGGCGTTGATGTGCTGCTCGACGCAGTCACGTGCATTCCGGACGCCGTCTGGGGCGACGATGCCCAGCTGATGATCTTCGGTGGGAACCTGGAGCGACAGCCGGAAGCATTTCAGGAGAAGATCAGAAAGCTGGTGGAGCGCGCCGGATCCCGGGTCCGGTTCTACGGGGCCTACCAGAACAGCGAGATGCCGCGCCTTATGCGCTCGATCGACTGGACCATCATTCCCTCGATCTGGTGGGAGAACTCGCCCATCGTGATCCAGGAATCCTTCCATCACGGACGCCCCATGATCTGCAGCAATATCGGCGGCATGGCCGAGAAGATCGTCGACGGCGTTAATGGGCTGCACTTTCGCGTTGGTTCATCACAAGATCTCGTCGACCGAATGACCGAGGCGCTGACGAACCCGAAGCTTTGGAACGACCTGCGCGCGGGCATCGGGCAGCCGATCAACTACGAAGAATGCGCCCGGATTCATCTCGATCTTTATCAGGAACTTGCCGCGAAAAAGACGACAAGCTCGTCAGCAGTCGCGCTGACGGCTTAG
- a CDS encoding glycosyltransferase family 4 protein has protein sequence MTTRVLVVAHNHPDFHPGGTEILAHDLFREYRSLPDVEALFLAATNNLHRGQRPGTSFQSPGGAPDEVVMWCGHFDQFNLSQVDAYGVVPHLVSLLEDFRPDIVHIHHVLLMGVEFIALVRRILPNARIVMTLHDYYPICAHDGLMMRTTGKERCDHATPNRCNGCFPNVPADRFLLRELYIRTHLDQVHRFVAPSRFLKERFVSWGLPSGLIEVIPNGRPAVVPSAHRAASSGRRSVFGYFGNLNPWKGISVLLKAAQRLIADGVGDFELRLHGGAPFQAKEFVTTVDNLLNATEPQVLRLGPYGREDIPDLMASVDWVVVPSVWWENAPLVIQEAFAHRRPVITSSIGGMAEAVRDGIDGLHVRPDDPSLLARTMQQAIETPGLWETLVAGINQPADMAVVAERHLTLYRSLLKGADIIELKANAA, from the coding sequence GTGACAACACGCGTTCTGGTCGTTGCCCACAATCATCCGGATTTTCATCCCGGCGGGACGGAAATCCTCGCTCATGATCTCTTCCGTGAGTACCGCTCGCTTCCTGACGTCGAAGCGCTGTTCCTGGCGGCCACGAACAATCTCCATCGTGGCCAAAGGCCGGGAACGAGCTTCCAGTCGCCTGGAGGGGCTCCGGACGAAGTCGTCATGTGGTGCGGGCATTTCGACCAGTTCAATTTAAGCCAGGTCGATGCATACGGCGTCGTGCCTCATCTCGTCAGCCTGCTTGAGGACTTCCGTCCTGACATCGTTCACATCCATCATGTTCTGCTCATGGGTGTGGAGTTCATCGCGCTGGTGCGCCGAATTCTCCCAAACGCTCGCATCGTCATGACGCTCCACGACTACTATCCGATCTGCGCCCATGACGGGCTGATGATGCGAACCACAGGGAAGGAACGATGCGACCATGCGACGCCCAATCGCTGCAACGGGTGTTTCCCGAATGTCCCGGCGGATCGGTTTCTTCTACGCGAGCTGTATATTCGGACTCATCTCGACCAGGTTCACAGGTTCGTTGCTCCCAGCCGCTTCCTCAAAGAGCGCTTTGTGAGTTGGGGACTACCGTCCGGCTTGATCGAGGTCATTCCGAACGGTCGGCCCGCCGTCGTTCCCTCCGCCCATCGGGCAGCTTCCTCGGGCAGGCGGTCCGTATTCGGGTATTTCGGCAACCTCAATCCCTGGAAGGGCATTTCCGTCCTCCTCAAGGCGGCACAGCGTCTCATCGCGGATGGCGTCGGCGATTTTGAGCTCCGCCTGCATGGTGGCGCTCCTTTTCAGGCCAAAGAGTTCGTCACGACGGTCGATAACCTTCTTAACGCGACAGAGCCTCAGGTTCTGAGGCTCGGGCCTTATGGACGTGAGGACATTCCTGACCTCATGGCTTCCGTCGACTGGGTGGTGGTGCCGTCGGTCTGGTGGGAGAACGCTCCTCTGGTGATCCAGGAGGCGTTCGCCCATCGACGCCCCGTCATCACGAGCAGCATTGGGGGAATGGCGGAAGCCGTCAGAGATGGGATCGACGGTCTGCATGTCCGTCCCGACGACCCATCCCTGCTCGCGCGCACCATGCAGCAGGCCATAGAGACACCAGGTCTTTGGGAGACACTGGTGGCGGGGATCAACCAGCCGGCCGACATGGCGGTCGTCGCGGAACGCCACCTCACTCTCTATCGCAGCCTCCTCAAAGGTGCCGATATCATCGAACTGAAGGCGAACGCCGCATGA
- a CDS encoding class I SAM-dependent methyltransferase, translating to MNAQFDLTNTSRAPKLIPDVNLSIKSLMEEIALNDSLPAPPPENVFVGDGDYRAIGVEYLGHFIRIGELQPSESVLDIGCGIGRMAVPLTQYLDPETALYEGIDPVNAGIEWCVQNITASYPHFRFCRVDVAHELYNPGGAIAGHEIVLPFSEAKFDFVTMVSVATHLPEEEISAYAREVMRLLRPGGRLFLTAFVVAAGDPDRPTARPRFTRGETPGTWYGDPLAPLGAIGFDAGIIENILTKAGLQIRRLSLGHWRGRVSDHYQDVIIAVKPE from the coding sequence ATGAATGCGCAGTTCGATCTCACGAACACCTCGCGTGCACCGAAGCTCATTCCCGATGTGAACTTGAGCATCAAGAGCTTGATGGAAGAAATTGCGCTCAACGATTCTTTGCCGGCTCCGCCGCCTGAGAACGTCTTCGTGGGTGATGGTGATTACCGTGCGATCGGCGTCGAATATCTCGGCCACTTCATTCGGATCGGCGAGCTTCAGCCGTCCGAGTCAGTGCTTGACATCGGATGCGGCATCGGGCGAATGGCCGTTCCGCTGACGCAATACCTCGATCCCGAGACAGCTCTCTATGAGGGCATCGATCCCGTCAATGCGGGAATCGAGTGGTGCGTGCAGAATATCACGGCATCCTACCCGCACTTCCGATTCTGCCGCGTGGATGTCGCTCATGAATTATACAACCCAGGCGGGGCAATCGCTGGACATGAGATCGTCCTGCCGTTCTCCGAAGCGAAGTTCGACTTCGTCACGATGGTGTCCGTTGCAACTCATCTCCCGGAAGAGGAGATTTCCGCTTACGCGCGTGAGGTCATGCGCCTGCTGAGACCCGGCGGACGCCTGTTCCTGACCGCCTTCGTGGTCGCCGCAGGAGACCCGGACAGGCCGACGGCCCGTCCGCGATTCACCCGTGGGGAGACACCCGGCACATGGTACGGCGATCCTTTGGCGCCACTCGGGGCCATCGGCTTCGATGCGGGAATCATTGAGAACATTCTCACGAAGGCCGGCCTTCAGATCCGCCGCCTGAGCCTCGGCCATTGGCGTGGTAGGGTGAGCGATCACTATCAGGATGTCATCATCGCCGTGAAGCCGGAGTAG
- a CDS encoding glycosyltransferase — protein MLREIAKRSAAGSAYALELQLRFPLRPRRLSGNLTAPSAEIVSALATSAGTLVTGWYRDPVNLFAGIEASGPEIEPLDLTKALFTFPVEVAGPTKGSRLTATGFAVLAPTGRGAEQNLQPRFHLRLKSGARHSLVPHPQPADPAQARATALRAIPAQHVDQSILMQVLRPAIADLHAQVGNQIGRHTIRRIGFSHRCPKASMIIPLYRNLEFLRFQIAAFATDPWIRANAELVYVLDSPEQAQEVEHLLGGLHLIYGLPVILVVMERNGGYARANNVGVSVARGDVLALVNSDIIPVSPGWLEAMASRLNGRRRIGAVGPKLLFEDGSIQHAGMYFSQDHRGYWLNQHFHKGMPRDYAPACEERVVPAVTGACLVTTRALFESVGGFTEDYVVGDYEDSDLCLKITMTERKIAYAPDIELYHLERKSMSLNSEYMRGIAWQYNCALHTERWRDVMIAAMQTGRPRKIRNAAI, from the coding sequence GTGCTGAGGGAAATTGCCAAACGCTCGGCGGCGGGGTCCGCTTATGCGCTCGAGCTGCAGTTGCGGTTTCCTTTGCGCCCTCGCCGACTTTCGGGCAACCTCACTGCCCCATCGGCCGAGATCGTCTCCGCGCTGGCGACATCCGCAGGCACTCTGGTGACCGGTTGGTACCGTGATCCGGTGAACCTGTTCGCAGGCATCGAAGCCAGCGGACCTGAGATCGAACCTCTAGATCTGACGAAAGCCCTGTTCACCTTTCCCGTGGAAGTCGCAGGGCCGACGAAAGGATCCCGTCTTACGGCTACGGGCTTCGCTGTTCTAGCGCCCACCGGAAGGGGAGCGGAGCAGAACCTGCAACCACGCTTTCATCTTCGCCTGAAATCGGGCGCCCGTCATTCTCTCGTTCCACATCCTCAGCCTGCAGATCCCGCTCAGGCTCGCGCGACGGCTTTGCGGGCCATTCCGGCGCAGCACGTCGATCAGTCCATCCTCATGCAGGTTCTCCGACCGGCCATCGCCGATCTTCACGCACAGGTCGGCAACCAGATCGGGCGCCACACAATCCGAAGAATCGGCTTCTCTCACCGATGTCCGAAAGCGTCGATGATCATTCCGCTTTACCGGAATCTGGAGTTTCTTCGCTTCCAGATTGCCGCCTTCGCAACCGACCCATGGATTCGCGCAAATGCGGAGCTGGTATATGTGCTCGACTCTCCCGAACAGGCTCAGGAGGTCGAACATCTCCTGGGCGGCCTCCATCTTATTTATGGCCTTCCCGTTATTCTCGTGGTCATGGAGAGGAACGGCGGATATGCCCGCGCCAACAATGTGGGCGTGTCTGTTGCGCGAGGCGACGTTCTGGCGCTGGTCAACTCTGACATCATCCCGGTTTCTCCGGGATGGCTGGAAGCGATGGCGTCGCGGCTGAACGGTCGCCGCCGTATCGGCGCCGTCGGACCGAAGCTTTTGTTCGAGGACGGATCCATCCAGCACGCCGGCATGTACTTCTCGCAGGATCATCGTGGTTACTGGCTCAACCAGCATTTTCACAAGGGCATGCCGCGCGACTATGCTCCAGCCTGCGAGGAGCGCGTCGTCCCCGCCGTAACCGGCGCCTGCCTCGTCACTACGAGAGCATTGTTTGAATCCGTCGGGGGCTTCACGGAGGATTATGTGGTCGGAGATTACGAAGACAGCGATCTCTGCCTCAAAATCACCATGACGGAGCGCAAGATCGCATACGCCCCCGACATCGAGCTTTACCATCTCGAACGGAAGTCGATGTCTCTTAACTCCGAGTACATGCGCGGGATCGCCTGGCAGTACAATTGCGCTCTTCATACCGAGCGTTGGCGCGATGTCATGATTGCCGCAATGCAGACCGGACGCCCCCGCAAAATAAGGAATGCCGCCATATGA